In Paramormyrops kingsleyae isolate MSU_618 chromosome 5, PKINGS_0.4, whole genome shotgun sequence, one DNA window encodes the following:
- the c5h22orf23 gene encoding UPF0193 protein EVG1 isoform X1: MYYIDRHPRKQVSCYFFSCSDDMSHNGDVARSSEAGAGLGHVLQYSKETQEMLKLMMKESKLTNFQQRQITSQLKKGGALPLTCTLTSLAPAAHPKPMVNEPSSLPVKPQKRSATICRSGDNYVREKFRPSAIRDLEMEKRRLQGIFAMGKEEEPKTIHFQDFPVDRGAEKEVDRFQEVLDEIEDRRQFLEEMAALGRGKCFQNIINTEISQRIRELEVIDRARSMEWKSSREEQRRAECPATAAD, translated from the exons ATGTATTATATAGATCGGCATCCCCGAAAACAggtttcttgttattttttctcctGCTCAGATGAT ATGTCGCACAATGGAGACGTAGCACGTTCATCTGAggcgggggcggggctgggCCACGTGCTGCAGTACAGCAAGGAGACACAGGAAATGCTCAAAT TGATGATGAAAGAGTCAAAGCTTACAAACTTTCAGCAAAGACAGATCACCAGCCAGTTGAAGA AGGGGGGCGCCCTGCCATTGACTTGTACCCTCACATCACTAGCCCCTGCAGCCCATCCCAAACCCATGGTCAACGAACCATCCAGCCTGCCAGTCAAACCACAGAAACGTAGCGCTACGATATGCAGATCTGGGGATAATTACGTGCGAGAGAAGTTCCGCCCATCTGCCATAC GGGATCTCGAAATGGAAAAGAGGAGGCTGCAGGGTATTTTTGCGATGGGGAAGGAAGAGGAGCCAAAAACCATCCATTTCCAGGACTTTCCTGTTGACAGGGGAGCCGAGAAGGAGGTCGACAGATTCCAAGAGG TCCTGGACGAGATCGAAGACAGAAGACAGTTTCTTGAGGAGATGGCGGCCCTTGGGAGAGGGAAATGTTTCCAGAACATCATTAACACAGAGATATCACAG AGGATCCGGGAGCTGGAAGTGATTGACAGAGCTCGCAGCATGGAGTGGAAAAGCAGcagagaggagcagaggaggGCAGAATGTCCCGCAACTGCAGCTGACTGA
- the c5h22orf23 gene encoding UPF0193 protein EVG1 isoform X4 — MYYIDRHPRKQVSCYFFSCSDDMSHNGDVARSSEAGAGLGHVLQYSKETQEMLKLMMKESKLTNFQQRQITSQLKRDLEMEKRRLQGIFAMGKEEEPKTIHFQDFPVDRGAEKEVDRFQEVLDEIEDRRQFLEEMAALGRGKCFQNIINTEISQRIRELEVIDRARSMEWKSSREEQRRAECPATAAD, encoded by the exons ATGTATTATATAGATCGGCATCCCCGAAAACAggtttcttgttattttttctcctGCTCAGATGAT ATGTCGCACAATGGAGACGTAGCACGTTCATCTGAggcgggggcggggctgggCCACGTGCTGCAGTACAGCAAGGAGACACAGGAAATGCTCAAAT TGATGATGAAAGAGTCAAAGCTTACAAACTTTCAGCAAAGACAGATCACCAGCCAGTTGAAGA GGGATCTCGAAATGGAAAAGAGGAGGCTGCAGGGTATTTTTGCGATGGGGAAGGAAGAGGAGCCAAAAACCATCCATTTCCAGGACTTTCCTGTTGACAGGGGAGCCGAGAAGGAGGTCGACAGATTCCAAGAGG TCCTGGACGAGATCGAAGACAGAAGACAGTTTCTTGAGGAGATGGCGGCCCTTGGGAGAGGGAAATGTTTCCAGAACATCATTAACACAGAGATATCACAG AGGATCCGGGAGCTGGAAGTGATTGACAGAGCTCGCAGCATGGAGTGGAAAAGCAGcagagaggagcagaggaggGCAGAATGTCCCGCAACTGCAGCTGACTGA
- the c5h22orf23 gene encoding UPF0193 protein EVG1 isoform X3: MSHNGDVARSSEAGAGLGHVLQYSKETQEMLKLMMKESKLTNFQQRQITSQLKKGGALPLTCTLTSLAPAAHPKPMVNEPSSLPVKPQKRSATICRSGDNYVREKFRPSAIRDLEMEKRRLQGIFAMGKEEEPKTIHFQDFPVDRGAEKEVDRFQEVLDEIEDRRQFLEEMAALGRGKCFQNIINTEISQRIRELEVIDRARSMEWKSSREEQRRAECPATAAD, encoded by the exons ATGTCGCACAATGGAGACGTAGCACGTTCATCTGAggcgggggcggggctgggCCACGTGCTGCAGTACAGCAAGGAGACACAGGAAATGCTCAAAT TGATGATGAAAGAGTCAAAGCTTACAAACTTTCAGCAAAGACAGATCACCAGCCAGTTGAAGA AGGGGGGCGCCCTGCCATTGACTTGTACCCTCACATCACTAGCCCCTGCAGCCCATCCCAAACCCATGGTCAACGAACCATCCAGCCTGCCAGTCAAACCACAGAAACGTAGCGCTACGATATGCAGATCTGGGGATAATTACGTGCGAGAGAAGTTCCGCCCATCTGCCATAC GGGATCTCGAAATGGAAAAGAGGAGGCTGCAGGGTATTTTTGCGATGGGGAAGGAAGAGGAGCCAAAAACCATCCATTTCCAGGACTTTCCTGTTGACAGGGGAGCCGAGAAGGAGGTCGACAGATTCCAAGAGG TCCTGGACGAGATCGAAGACAGAAGACAGTTTCTTGAGGAGATGGCGGCCCTTGGGAGAGGGAAATGTTTCCAGAACATCATTAACACAGAGATATCACAG AGGATCCGGGAGCTGGAAGTGATTGACAGAGCTCGCAGCATGGAGTGGAAAAGCAGcagagaggagcagaggaggGCAGAATGTCCCGCAACTGCAGCTGACTGA
- the polr2f gene encoding DNA-directed RNA polymerases I, II, and III subunit RPABC2 — MSDNEDNFDDGDFDDVEEDEGLDDLENVEDEDQENVQILPAGEGQQANQKRITTPYMTKYERARVLGTRALQIAMCAPVMVELEGETDPLQIAMKELKSRKIPIIIRRYLPDGSYEDWGCDELIISD, encoded by the exons ATGTCTGATAACGAAGACAA TTTTGATGATGGAGACTTTGATGATGTTGAGGAAGATGAAGGACTGGATGACTTGGAGAACGTGGAAGAT GAAGACCAAGAAAATGTGCAGATCCTGCCAGCGGGAGAGGGCCAGCAAGCCAACCAGAAGAGAATCACCACTCCTTACATGACCAAATACGAGAGAGCCAGAGTGCTGGGCACCCGTGCACTGCAGATAGC GATGTGTGCTCCAGTTatggtggagctggagggagAAACAGACCCACTGCAGATCGCCATGAAGGAACTCAA GAGCCGGAAGATTCCCATCATCATCCGGAGGTACCTGCCGGACGGGAGCTACGAGGACTGGGGCTGCGATGAGCTCATCATCTCCGACTGA
- the c5h22orf23 gene encoding UPF0193 protein EVG1 isoform X2, whose translation MVILEMSHNGDVARSSEAGAGLGHVLQYSKETQEMLKLMMKESKLTNFQQRQITSQLKKGGALPLTCTLTSLAPAAHPKPMVNEPSSLPVKPQKRSATICRSGDNYVREKFRPSAIRDLEMEKRRLQGIFAMGKEEEPKTIHFQDFPVDRGAEKEVDRFQEVLDEIEDRRQFLEEMAALGRGKCFQNIINTEISQRIRELEVIDRARSMEWKSSREEQRRAECPATAAD comes from the exons ATGGTGATACTGGAG ATGTCGCACAATGGAGACGTAGCACGTTCATCTGAggcgggggcggggctgggCCACGTGCTGCAGTACAGCAAGGAGACACAGGAAATGCTCAAAT TGATGATGAAAGAGTCAAAGCTTACAAACTTTCAGCAAAGACAGATCACCAGCCAGTTGAAGA AGGGGGGCGCCCTGCCATTGACTTGTACCCTCACATCACTAGCCCCTGCAGCCCATCCCAAACCCATGGTCAACGAACCATCCAGCCTGCCAGTCAAACCACAGAAACGTAGCGCTACGATATGCAGATCTGGGGATAATTACGTGCGAGAGAAGTTCCGCCCATCTGCCATAC GGGATCTCGAAATGGAAAAGAGGAGGCTGCAGGGTATTTTTGCGATGGGGAAGGAAGAGGAGCCAAAAACCATCCATTTCCAGGACTTTCCTGTTGACAGGGGAGCCGAGAAGGAGGTCGACAGATTCCAAGAGG TCCTGGACGAGATCGAAGACAGAAGACAGTTTCTTGAGGAGATGGCGGCCCTTGGGAGAGGGAAATGTTTCCAGAACATCATTAACACAGAGATATCACAG AGGATCCGGGAGCTGGAAGTGATTGACAGAGCTCGCAGCATGGAGTGGAAAAGCAGcagagaggagcagaggaggGCAGAATGTCCCGCAACTGCAGCTGACTGA